One Mycobacterium kubicae genomic window carries:
- the treY gene encoding malto-oligosyltrehalose synthase yields MGFPILSTYRLQLRGESSGFAFTFADAEGLLDYLDDLGVSHLYLSPIITAVGGSTHGYDVTDPTTVSAELGGPEGLARLSAAAQERGMGLVVDIVPNHVGIDKPEQNPWWWDVLQHGRDSQYATYFDIDWDLDGGRIVLPVLGSDEDVADLTVDGDRLRLGDLAFPIAPGTGEGSGPDVHDRQHYRLVGWKRGICGYRRFFSITSLAGLRQEDRAVFEASHAEVARWFTEGLVAGVRIDHPDGLSNPCGYLEWLRELVGPDAWIVIEKILAVDEALEPTLPVAGTTGYDALREVGGVFIDPSGQPALTELVESAGVDYHEMPEVLRELKIRTATNTLASELARLSRTITATTGAEQPQLPEAIAALLSHVGVYRFDYPGLAAILPTALAETQAAQPELGPALQVIAAALAHGGEPVTRLQQLCGAMTAKSVEDCLFYRDARLVSLNEVGGEPHRFGVGAAEFHHSAATRARNWPHTMTTLTTHDTKRGEDVRARIGVLSQVPSLWTEFLSRWEAHAPSPDPATGQFLWQNIFGVWPVTGEVTDELRQRLHAYTEKAIREAAWHTTWNDPETEFEDGVHRWIDSVLDGPVASELTGLVAQLNPHAESDALGQKLLALTGPGIPDVYQGTELWDDSLVDPDNRREVDYAARRAALKELQHPKVRVVNAALRLRRARPDSFLEGGYLPVLATGSSSDHVVAFRRGDDVLVAVTRWTVRLHDEGWGDTAVPLPEGTWTDTLTGTRHSGTTPAGDLFAQLPVVLLERADD; encoded by the coding sequence ATGGGATTCCCAATACTTTCCACTTACCGGCTCCAGCTGCGCGGTGAGTCCAGCGGATTCGCGTTCACCTTCGCCGACGCCGAAGGCCTGCTGGACTACCTCGACGACCTCGGTGTCTCGCACCTGTACCTGTCGCCGATCATCACTGCGGTCGGCGGCTCAACCCACGGCTACGACGTCACCGACCCGACGACCGTGTCAGCCGAACTCGGTGGCCCCGAAGGGCTGGCCCGGCTTTCCGCCGCAGCGCAGGAGCGCGGCATGGGCCTGGTGGTCGACATCGTGCCCAACCACGTCGGGATCGACAAACCCGAACAGAACCCGTGGTGGTGGGATGTCTTGCAGCACGGCCGGGATTCGCAATACGCCACCTACTTCGACATCGACTGGGACCTCGACGGCGGCCGAATCGTGTTGCCGGTGCTGGGATCTGACGAAGATGTCGCCGACCTGACCGTCGACGGTGACCGACTGCGGCTCGGGGACTTGGCGTTCCCGATCGCCCCCGGCACCGGCGAGGGCAGCGGACCCGACGTTCACGACCGTCAGCACTACCGACTGGTCGGCTGGAAACGCGGCATCTGCGGCTACCGCCGATTCTTCTCGATCACCTCGCTGGCCGGCCTGCGTCAAGAGGACCGCGCGGTGTTCGAGGCCAGCCACGCCGAAGTGGCCCGCTGGTTCACCGAGGGATTGGTCGCCGGGGTCCGCATCGACCATCCCGACGGCTTGTCCAACCCGTGCGGCTACCTGGAATGGTTGCGCGAACTGGTCGGCCCGGACGCCTGGATCGTCATCGAGAAGATCTTGGCGGTCGACGAGGCGCTCGAGCCGACGCTGCCCGTGGCCGGCACCACCGGATATGACGCGCTGCGCGAAGTGGGCGGAGTCTTCATCGACCCGAGCGGACAACCCGCGCTCACCGAGCTGGTCGAATCCGCGGGTGTGGACTACCACGAGATGCCAGAGGTGTTGCGAGAGCTGAAGATTCGCACGGCCACCAACACCCTGGCCAGCGAACTGGCTCGGCTGAGCAGAACGATCACCGCAACCACCGGCGCCGAGCAGCCACAGCTGCCCGAGGCGATAGCCGCCCTACTGAGCCACGTCGGCGTGTACCGATTCGACTACCCGGGTCTGGCCGCCATCCTGCCTACCGCGTTAGCGGAAACCCAAGCGGCGCAACCGGAGTTGGGGCCGGCGCTGCAGGTGATCGCCGCGGCGTTGGCCCACGGCGGTGAGCCGGTCACGCGCCTGCAACAGCTGTGCGGCGCGATGACCGCCAAGTCGGTAGAGGACTGCCTGTTCTACCGCGACGCCCGATTGGTGTCGCTCAACGAGGTGGGTGGCGAACCGCACCGCTTCGGGGTAGGCGCCGCGGAATTCCACCACAGCGCCGCCACCCGCGCCCGCAACTGGCCCCACACCATGACCACGTTGACCACACATGACACCAAGCGCGGTGAAGATGTGCGGGCCCGCATCGGCGTGCTCTCCCAAGTGCCCTCGCTGTGGACAGAGTTTCTGTCGCGGTGGGAGGCCCATGCCCCCTCCCCTGACCCCGCGACCGGACAATTCCTGTGGCAGAACATCTTCGGGGTGTGGCCGGTCACGGGCGAGGTGACCGACGAGCTGCGACAGCGCCTGCACGCCTACACCGAGAAGGCGATCCGGGAAGCGGCCTGGCACACCACCTGGAACGACCCGGAAACCGAATTCGAAGACGGCGTGCACCGCTGGATCGATTCGGTGCTCGACGGGCCGGTGGCATCCGAGCTCACCGGCCTGGTCGCCCAACTCAACCCGCACGCCGAAAGTGACGCGCTGGGTCAGAAATTGCTCGCGCTCACCGGCCCCGGCATACCGGACGTCTACCAGGGCACCGAGCTGTGGGACGACAGCCTGGTCGATCCGGACAACCGTCGCGAAGTGGACTATGCCGCGCGGCGTGCGGCTCTCAAGGAACTGCAGCACCCGAAGGTCCGCGTCGTCAACGCGGCTCTGCGGCTGAGGCGCGCTCGTCCGGACAGTTTCCTGGAGGGCGGTTACCTTCCGGTGTTGGCCACCGGTTCATCGAGCGATCACGTCGTCGCGTTCCGCCGCGGTGACGACGTCCTGGTCGCGGTGACACGGTGGACGGTGCGGTTGCACGACGAAGGATGGGGCGACACGGCGGTGCCACTGCCGGAAGGAACTTGGACCGACACCCTCACCGGCACCCGCCACAGCGGAACCACGCCGGCCGGCGATCTGTTTGCGCAGTTGCCCGTTGTTCTCTTGGAGCGTGCTGATGACTGA
- a CDS encoding pyridoxamine 5'-phosphate oxidase family protein, which produces MDSAYRPTPRTTPTRYRDRASYERQTVHGILDEALICHLGYISDGRPVVLPTTHARVEEILYLHGSTGSGPMLAAQPSGLSVCVTVSLVDGLVLARSAMHHSLNYRSAVVLGTARLVEHPDEKLRALNALLDHIRPGRAADCRPPDARELAATALLALDLVDVSAKVRAGGVSDELQDSTLPHWAGVVPLTLTAGTPVPAEDLDAAIPVPVYLR; this is translated from the coding sequence ATGGACTCCGCTTACCGACCGACGCCTCGCACCACCCCGACCCGCTATCGCGACCGGGCCAGCTACGAGCGGCAGACGGTCCACGGCATCCTCGATGAGGCGCTGATCTGCCACCTGGGCTACATCAGCGACGGTCGACCGGTGGTCTTGCCGACCACCCATGCCCGGGTGGAGGAAATCCTGTACCTACACGGCTCGACCGGAAGCGGGCCCATGCTGGCCGCGCAGCCCTCCGGCCTGTCGGTGTGCGTCACCGTCAGCTTGGTCGACGGGCTGGTCCTGGCCCGCTCGGCGATGCACCACTCGCTGAACTACCGCTCGGCGGTGGTGCTGGGCACCGCGCGCCTGGTCGAGCATCCTGACGAGAAGCTGCGTGCGCTCAACGCGCTGCTCGACCACATCCGGCCGGGTCGCGCCGCCGACTGCAGACCTCCGGATGCGCGTGAGCTGGCCGCGACGGCGCTGCTCGCCCTTGACCTGGTCGACGTGTCGGCCAAGGTGCGCGCGGGCGGGGTTTCCGACGAGCTACAGGACAGTACGCTGCCGCACTGGGCCGGCGTGGTGCCCCTGACGTTGACCGCCGGGACACCCGTCCCGGCCGAGGATCTCGACGCGGCCATCCCGGTGCCCGTCTACCTGCGCTAA
- a CDS encoding aminotransferase class I/II-fold pyridoxal phosphate-dependent enzyme: MPVQYRIEGTGAESIAANVEGAISQGALPPGATLPSIREVAAQLGVNANTVAAAYRILRDRGAVETGGRRGTRVRDRPATTPRSSLGLGVPAGARDLSTGNPDPSLLPITTAALPIRSGAPVLYGEPAMSPELVEHARAALAADGVPADHLAVTSGALDGIERALIAHLRPGDRVAVEDPGWANLLDLIAAHGYSVEPVRVDDDGPLLLDMARALRRGVRAVVVTGRAHNPTGAALSPDRAGALRSLLASRSEDVLVVEDDHCAGIAGAPLHTLAGATRRWAFVRSVAKAYGPDLRLAVLAGDRRTVERVHGRLRLGPGWVSRILQDLAVGLWSDEAATRLVGKAEQRYTSNRERLRAALAKRAVTAHGRSGLNVWVPVPDEAVAITRLLNAGWAAAPGTRFRIGTPPGIRITVAALADDEIEPLADAVAQAVQATGRRSV, translated from the coding sequence GTGCCAGTACAATACCGGATCGAGGGAACGGGCGCGGAGTCCATAGCCGCGAACGTCGAAGGGGCCATCTCCCAGGGTGCCCTCCCGCCCGGCGCGACGCTCCCGTCGATTCGGGAGGTCGCCGCCCAACTCGGGGTGAACGCCAACACCGTCGCGGCGGCGTACCGCATCTTGCGTGATCGCGGGGCCGTGGAAACCGGCGGCCGGCGCGGGACTCGTGTTCGGGACCGGCCCGCGACGACGCCGCGGTCCTCACTCGGCCTGGGCGTCCCGGCGGGTGCGCGCGATCTGTCCACCGGCAATCCGGACCCGTCGCTGCTTCCCATCACTACGGCGGCGTTGCCGATCCGGTCGGGAGCGCCGGTGCTCTATGGCGAGCCGGCGATGTCGCCGGAATTGGTCGAGCACGCCCGCGCGGCCCTGGCCGCTGACGGCGTCCCGGCCGATCACCTGGCGGTCACCAGCGGCGCACTGGACGGCATCGAACGGGCGCTCATCGCGCACTTGCGGCCTGGTGACCGAGTGGCCGTCGAGGATCCGGGCTGGGCCAACCTGCTCGATCTTATTGCCGCACATGGATATTCCGTCGAGCCGGTACGGGTCGACGACGACGGCCCGCTGCTCTTGGACATGGCGCGGGCGCTACGGCGGGGTGTGCGGGCGGTCGTGGTGACCGGTCGCGCACATAACCCGACGGGAGCCGCGTTGTCCCCAGATCGCGCCGGTGCGCTACGCAGCCTGCTGGCCAGCCGGTCCGAAGATGTGCTGGTCGTCGAGGACGACCACTGCGCCGGCATCGCCGGGGCGCCGCTGCACACCTTGGCCGGGGCCACCCGCCGGTGGGCGTTCGTACGGTCGGTGGCGAAGGCCTACGGGCCGGACCTGCGGTTGGCGGTGTTGGCCGGGGATCGTCGCACCGTCGAACGGGTGCACGGCCGGTTGCGGCTCGGGCCGGGCTGGGTGAGCCGGATACTGCAAGATCTGGCGGTCGGTCTGTGGTCGGATGAGGCGGCGACACGGTTGGTAGGCAAAGCCGAACAGCGGTACACGAGCAACCGGGAGCGGCTTCGCGCGGCGCTGGCCAAGCGCGCGGTGACTGCGCACGGTCGATCCGGGCTCAACGTTTGGGTGCCGGTGCCAGACGAGGCGGTGGCCATCACCCGGCTGCTCAACGCCGGTTGGGCCGCGGCGCCGGGCACCCGGTTCCGAATCGGCACACCGCCGGGCATCCGCATCACCGTGGCCGCGTTGGCCGATGACGAGATTGAACCGCTGGCCGACGCCGTCGCGCAGGCCGTGCAGGCTACGGGTCGTCGTAGCGTGTAG
- the ilvA gene encoding threonine ammonia-lyase, with protein MSAELSQTPSTSPLSAADIDGAAKRIAPVVTPTPLQLSDRLSQITGANVYLKREDLQVVRSYKLRGAYNLLVQLSDDELAHGVVCSSAGNHAQGFAYACRSLGVHGRIYVPAKTPKQKRDRIRYHGGEFIELIVGGSTYDLAAAAAREDVARTGATLVPPYDDLRTMAGQGTIAVELLDQLDEEPDRVVVPVGGGGCIAGITTYLAERTSNTAVLGVEPAGAAAMMAALAAGEPVTLDHVDQFVDGAAVNRAGTLPYAALAAAGDMVSITTVDEGAVCTAMLDLYQNEGIIAEPAGALSVAGLLETDIEPGSTVVCLISGGNNDVSRYGEVLERSLIHLGLKHYFLVDFPQEPGALRRFLDEVLGPNDDITLFEYVKRNNRETGEALVGIQLGSAADLDGLLARMRATEIHFEALRPGSPAYRYLLF; from the coding sequence GTGTCCGCTGAACTGAGCCAGACCCCGAGCACGTCGCCGCTGTCTGCGGCCGACATCGACGGGGCTGCCAAGCGCATTGCGCCGGTGGTCACCCCGACCCCGCTGCAGCTCAGCGACCGGCTGTCGCAGATCACCGGCGCGAACGTCTACCTCAAACGCGAAGACCTGCAAGTCGTGCGGTCCTACAAGCTGCGCGGTGCTTACAACCTGCTGGTCCAGCTGTCCGACGACGAACTGGCGCACGGGGTGGTGTGCTCCTCGGCCGGAAACCACGCCCAGGGCTTCGCCTACGCCTGCCGGTCACTGGGTGTGCACGGGCGCATCTATGTACCGGCCAAAACGCCCAAACAAAAGCGTGACCGGATCCGCTACCACGGCGGGGAGTTCATCGAGCTGATCGTGGGCGGGTCGACGTACGACCTTGCCGCTGCGGCCGCCCGGGAGGACGTGGCACGCACCGGCGCCACCTTGGTGCCGCCCTATGACGATCTGCGCACCATGGCCGGCCAGGGCACTATTGCCGTCGAGCTGCTCGACCAGCTCGACGAGGAGCCGGACCGGGTGGTGGTCCCGGTCGGCGGCGGCGGTTGCATCGCGGGCATCACCACCTACCTGGCCGAGCGCACCAGCAACACCGCGGTGCTGGGAGTCGAGCCGGCCGGTGCCGCCGCGATGATGGCCGCCCTGGCCGCCGGTGAGCCGGTCACCTTGGACCACGTCGACCAGTTCGTCGACGGCGCCGCGGTGAACCGGGCGGGCACGTTGCCCTACGCGGCACTCGCGGCTGCCGGTGACATGGTGTCGATCACCACGGTCGACGAAGGGGCAGTGTGCACCGCGATGCTCGACCTTTATCAGAACGAGGGCATCATCGCCGAGCCGGCGGGCGCGCTGTCGGTTGCCGGCCTGTTGGAGACCGACATCGAGCCCGGCTCGACGGTGGTCTGCCTGATCTCCGGCGGCAACAACGACGTCTCCCGCTACGGCGAGGTGCTGGAACGCTCGCTGATCCACCTGGGTCTCAAGCACTACTTCCTGGTCGATTTCCCGCAGGAGCCGGGTGCTTTGCGCCGCTTCCTCGACGAAGTCCTGGGTCCCAACGACGACATCACGCTGTTCGAGTACGTCAAGCGCAACAACCGGGAGACCGGAGAGGCGCTGGTCGGTATCCAACTGGGATCGGCCGCCGACCTGGACGGTCTGCTGGCGCGGATGCGGGCTACCGAGATCCACTTCGAAGCGCTACGGCCCGGGTCACCGGCCTACCGGTACCTGCTGTTCTAA
- a CDS encoding mismatch-specific DNA-glycosylase, which produces MDQVRFTRDELTKFRGRTVPDLISDDVRLLFVGINPGLRTAAVQAHFAPRGNRFWPALFRAGITDHLIDASSGFTAADREYLLRRGIGITNLVERATAGADELTPGELVEGRQKLDRMIAELSPPVVAILGISAYRAAFNDRAAKSGKQATPYGASDLWVLPNPSGRNAHTTLPRLAVAYAEAARAAGIRLAPATRYDDP; this is translated from the coding sequence ATGGATCAAGTCCGGTTCACCCGCGACGAACTCACGAAGTTCCGCGGCCGCACCGTGCCGGACTTGATCTCCGATGATGTCCGGCTACTGTTCGTCGGAATCAATCCGGGGCTGAGAACCGCTGCGGTGCAAGCGCACTTCGCCCCGCGCGGCAACAGGTTCTGGCCGGCGCTCTTCCGCGCCGGCATCACCGATCACCTGATCGACGCTTCGTCGGGGTTCACCGCCGCGGACCGGGAATACCTGTTGCGCCGCGGGATCGGCATCACGAACCTTGTGGAGCGAGCCACCGCGGGCGCGGACGAACTCACCCCCGGCGAACTGGTCGAAGGAAGGCAGAAGCTGGACCGGATGATCGCCGAGCTGTCGCCCCCGGTCGTCGCCATCCTCGGAATCAGCGCATACCGGGCGGCCTTCAACGACCGCGCAGCCAAATCGGGAAAACAGGCGACACCTTACGGCGCAAGCGACCTGTGGGTTCTGCCCAATCCGAGCGGCCGCAACGCCCACACGACTTTGCCCCGCCTGGCGGTCGCCTACGCCGAAGCCGCCCGAGCCGCCGGCATCCGCCTCGCGCCGGCTACACGCTACGACGACCCGTAG
- the treZ gene encoding malto-oligosyltrehalose trehalohydrolase encodes MTEFRVWAPKPERVRLDVDGTVHDMSRSDDGWWHTTVDAAPDARYGFVLDDDETVLPDPRSARQPDGVHERSQLWDPAGATWTDSDWEGRPVEGSVIYELHIGTFTDAGTFDSAIEKLDYLVDLGVDFVEVMPVNSFSGTHGWGYDGVLWYSVHEPYGGPDGLVRFVDACHDRGLGVLIDAVYNHLGPSGNYLPKFGPYLSSASNPWGEGINIADADSDEVRRYIIGSALRWMRDFHADGLRLDAVHALVDTTAIHILEELATETNLLSRQLGRPLSLIAESDLNDAKMITPSDGYKGGYGITAQWDDDIHHAIHTAVSGERQGYYADFGSIATLAQTLRHGFFHAGTYSSFRRRRHGRPLDTTAETGTPATRLLAYTCTHDQVGNRALGDRPSQNLTGGQLAVKAALVLASPYTAMLFMGEEWGASTPFQFFSSHPEPELARATAEGRKAEFAEHGWDAAEIPDPQDPETFQRSKLNWGELDSDEHARLLQVYRDLIMLRHNEADLSDPWLDHLAVEYDEDERWIVLRRNTITVAANLGTAAVKVPVNGELMLAWDAPNIGAETTELPGQSFAILRSPVR; translated from the coding sequence ATGACTGAATTCCGGGTGTGGGCGCCGAAGCCGGAGCGGGTGCGGCTGGACGTCGACGGCACCGTGCATGACATGAGCCGATCGGATGACGGCTGGTGGCACACGACCGTGGACGCGGCCCCGGATGCACGCTACGGGTTTGTGCTCGACGACGACGAGACGGTGCTGCCCGATCCGCGCTCAGCGCGCCAACCCGACGGCGTCCATGAACGCTCGCAGTTGTGGGATCCCGCGGGTGCCACCTGGACGGACAGCGACTGGGAGGGCCGCCCGGTCGAAGGATCGGTGATTTATGAACTGCACATCGGCACGTTCACCGATGCGGGCACCTTCGATTCGGCGATCGAAAAGCTCGACTACCTCGTCGATCTCGGCGTCGACTTCGTCGAGGTGATGCCGGTCAATTCGTTCTCCGGCACGCACGGCTGGGGTTACGACGGCGTGTTGTGGTACAGCGTGCACGAACCCTACGGCGGTCCCGACGGCCTGGTCCGGTTCGTCGACGCCTGTCATGACCGCGGCTTGGGTGTGCTCATCGACGCGGTCTACAACCACCTCGGCCCATCCGGCAACTACCTGCCCAAGTTCGGGCCCTACTTGTCGTCGGCGAGCAACCCGTGGGGTGAAGGCATCAACATCGCCGACGCCGACTCTGACGAAGTACGCCGCTACATCATCGGATCCGCGCTGCGCTGGATGCGTGACTTCCACGCCGACGGCCTACGCCTGGACGCCGTGCACGCGCTGGTCGACACCACCGCCATTCACATCCTCGAAGAACTCGCCACCGAAACCAATTTGCTGTCAAGGCAATTGGGCCGTCCGCTGTCGCTGATCGCCGAAAGCGACCTCAACGACGCCAAGATGATCACCCCCAGCGACGGTTACAAGGGCGGTTACGGCATTACCGCGCAGTGGGACGACGATATCCATCACGCCATCCATACCGCGGTATCGGGCGAACGGCAGGGCTATTACGCCGACTTCGGATCCATTGCCACGCTGGCCCAGACGCTGCGCCATGGCTTCTTTCATGCCGGCACCTACTCGTCATTCCGGCGCCGCCGGCACGGACGTCCGCTGGACACCACCGCGGAGACCGGGACCCCGGCCACCCGGCTGCTCGCTTATACCTGTACCCACGACCAGGTCGGCAACCGCGCGCTCGGCGATCGCCCCTCCCAGAACCTGACCGGCGGCCAGCTGGCCGTCAAAGCCGCGCTGGTGCTGGCCTCGCCCTATACCGCGATGCTTTTCATGGGCGAGGAATGGGGTGCGTCCACACCGTTTCAGTTCTTCAGCTCCCACCCCGAACCGGAGCTGGCCCGCGCTACCGCTGAAGGCCGCAAGGCCGAATTCGCCGAGCACGGGTGGGACGCTGCAGAGATCCCCGACCCGCAGGACCCCGAGACATTTCAGCGCAGCAAACTGAACTGGGGCGAACTGGACTCCGATGAGCACGCCCGGCTGCTGCAGGTGTATCGGGACTTGATTATGTTGCGGCACAACGAAGCAGACCTATCCGACCCCTGGTTGGACCACCTCGCCGTCGAATACGACGAAGACGAACGCTGGATTGTGCTGCGCCGCAATACCATAACCGTCGCCGCCAATCTGGGCACCGCGGCGGTCAAGGTTCCGGTGAACGGTGAGCTGATGTTGGCCTGGGATGCGCCGAATATCGGTGCGGAGACCACTGAGTTGCCCGGACAGTCGTTTGCGATACTCCGCTCCCCCGTGAGGTAG